GGCCTTGAGCACGCCGTACGGTCCCTCGAAGGCTCCGGCCTCGCGCGCGGCCACCGAGGACACGATGACGATGGACCCCGCGTCGGAACGCTTCAGGTGTGGCAGCGCCGCCTCCACCGTGCGTACCGTGTGCAGCAGGTCCACCCCGAACGCATCGCGCCAGCCCTGCTCTCCCTCGCCGCCGCCGAGCGCGCTCACGTTGGCCACGACGATGTCGACACCGCCGAGCGCCTCGGCCGAGTCGGCCACCCACCGCTCGAGGCTCGGCCCGTCGGCGACGTCGACCGCGCTCCCGACCGCGGTCACTGCACGCGCCCGTAGGCTCTCGAGCGCCTTCTCGACGCCCTCTTCATTGCGGGCGCAGATCGCCACCGCGCAGCCCTCAGCGCCGAGGACCTCGGCTGTGGCTCGGCCGATGCCCCTGCTGCCCCCGGTGATTATCGCGCGCTTCCCGTCCAGTCCGAGATCCATCGATCGCCTCCTCGTGCTTCCTGTGGTTCGTGAAGTCCTACGCGGCCACCGAAGTCCTCCTCTCCACTCCCGCCGCCACCGGGCTCGAGGCCGACGCCAACGCCCGGTAGTGCCGCACGAACCGGTCCGACTCAGGCGCCGGCCGCGTTTCCGCGGAAACGCGCACGGTGATTCGGAGTCGGGCCACCTCTAGCCCAACCCCCCGTCACCTTCCCGGCCACGGCTACGGCGCTCACCGGGTCGAACGCGGCGACCATTTGGGCGACCGCGGCATCGCGTGACCCGAACCCCGCCGACAACGACGGCACCGCTCCCGGGCACTCGGCCTGCCTGCCCTCACTAGGACGAACAGGAGCGCGCGCTCGAGCGGACGTCGCGCCCCCTACGTAGCCTGGACCTCACGCCTACGTAGGGCGCGGTCGCGGGCTCAGTCGTCTCATGCTGCAGACTGGGGGAGAACCGATTGTGGCCCCACGCGGAGAGACACCATGAAGCCCCTGACGGTAGTCGGAGCGATGGCCCTGACGGTCGCGAGTTGTGCGACGAGCTCCAGCTTCGAGCTCACAGTCCCGCCCGCGACCCACCCGAAACGATTCACGGCAGTCGAGGTGGCGCCCATCACGTCGGACTGGGTTCCCGACGATGGCCTGTGCCCTGCTGCGAACAGCCCGGACTGGGATCCGACCTGTTCGAGCGAGTCGGTGTTGGTCGAGATCGGGTCGGCGATCCGACGCGGCATCATCGACGAGCTCACTGGCTCGGGCGATTTCGCACTGGTGGTGTCGGAGCTGGATCCGGCGCCGGGAGCGGTCCTGATTTCGTGCTCGATCGTGGAGTTCGATGAAGGGAGCAGGTTCACCCGTTGGTTCGTCGGCTTGGGGGCCGGCAAGGCACAGTTGAAGATGGCCTGCGGGTTCACCGACCTGACCGACGCTCAGCCGTACGCCGAAGGGCTCTTCAGCGGCGAATTGAAAGGCGGTTTCTTCGGAGGGGAGGCCGACGCGGGGACGATGGGTAGGGAAGTGGGAGAAGCGATTCGACGCTTCCTGCGCACGGGACTGGCGGACGCACGTTGCGCCAAGTGCGGTGGGTGAGCCCGAGGGGGTGAGGCGTAAATCGGCCGCGCCGCCTACGTAAGCCGGCCGGTCTCCCTACGTACTCTCCGCGACCTGCCTGCGCCCGCCT
The window above is part of the Gemmatimonadota bacterium genome. Proteins encoded here:
- a CDS encoding SDR family NAD(P)-dependent oxidoreductase, which encodes MDLGLDGKRAIITGGSRGIGRATAEVLGAEGCAVAICARNEEGVEKALESLRARAVTAVGSAVDVADGPSLERWVADSAEALGGVDIVVANVSALGGGEGEQGWRDAFGVDLLHTVRTVEAALPHLKRSDAGSIVIVSSVAAREAGAFEGPYGVLKA
- a CDS encoding DUF4410 domain-containing protein, which gives rise to MKPLTVVGAMALTVASCATSSSFELTVPPATHPKRFTAVEVAPITSDWVPDDGLCPAANSPDWDPTCSSESVLVEIGSAIRRGIIDELTGSGDFALVVSELDPAPGAVLISCSIVEFDEGSRFTRWFVGLGAGKAQLKMACGFTDLTDAQPYAEGLFSGELKGGFFGGEADAGTMGREVGEAIRRFLRTGLADARCAKCGG